A DNA window from Aspergillus nidulans FGSC A4 chromosome I contains the following coding sequences:
- a CDS encoding putative cellular morphogenesis protein (Rax2) (transcript_id=CADANIAT00007470), which produces MRLPSLFGPATAGSSAFLQLWLLSQLSGASALSFQPVSRPELDLSRLGHVALTGEFDAVTFYSYAEQKNAKAGDDDSQSILAPLPNGILTTLSTSDADIRAMCAFSKQDGSHSGIYVGGNFTSLGGEKANGVALYDPISNKVTTLPGLSGSVSALLCDQETNTVYVGGSFKQGNTSNAAAWVVGEGWKDLSFGGLNGPVSSIVKNDDAHIVFGGSFDGIGNSTSSSKKIEQVINLSNATITSDTTSTRSGFTDPRNIICQTSGAGGAGQTWLLADYALGYWRADMRYNFSPTKLRVYNTHYEGRGTKSFLFRRLPDNGIMNLTYTDPSTGDDVNCDQYCSLSDDPDEEYRDFRFVNQVGMTGFMFEIRDYYGTGAGLNGIEVFTNDVFTYAINDFNEPTCGNSSDISTSTRTGSWTLTDGNDSPSDYLTAHVSDSDAASTSVVFEPNIQRSGNYSILVYTPGCVQDGTCGSRGIVNVTATVRADSEELIEKQIYQTNNYEKYDTIYTGPVDVSDDSFRPRVTLSPVAGQGDLTVVASRVRFELISASNDTSGELNGLFEYDPTSKNATANLLGSTINSSGTQLDSDASVLSLVTHRGVIYAGGNFSSSDINNLFSLEQDANATALPQGGLNSEVTTMSVLNDKLYVGGNFTGTSEGATDSLSYVASYSIDSKSWSALGGGVNGHVKRVFALPLNVSTVINETIVAVSGDFDELLPFDEYPAVAVSGFAVWVPSRNNWLQNLNVSQTQFAGHLSSFASFNGTTILGGSLSSGGLAAGGAVALLQEDGLQLGPLLNSTQLTGEIITGIYDTDSSRNLTILGGHFNLSTGGQEVRNLAFIDGGTGSISGLGTEVENNSTFMAFAITSNVLYAGGRVTGTVGKNEIDGLVLYDLQNGTIAQEQPSKFNGDNVSVNAIAPRPNSKEIYVGGYFQAAGALTCPGVCYYDTESQQWNRPGVGLEGSVLALKWGNANTLIAVGNLTVAGNETAVASYSAKEQIWEVFDGASSSSIPGTVTAFSPANGDASRFWLAGQSSNGSNFIVNYDGSSFQLAQEIFDDGTIIRGLDVIPLASDHDDSDLLNNDLALMITGQIAVPEFGTASAALFNGTTLIPFVISSKSDGQPGRMSRMFYENNNPYARGSGHHSNGIVVLVAFCCALGCVFLIVIAGVIFNKIQRRRQGYMAAPQSTGTDRPTSMRRLPPEYLFNSLKQPNPGAPSI; this is translated from the exons ATGAGGCTTCCCTCACTGTTTGGGCCTGCGACGGCTGGCTCGTCAGCATTTCTGCAGTTGTGGCTTTTGAGCCAATTGTCAGGTGCTTCTGCGTTATCGTTTCAACCAGTTTCTCGCCCTGAGCTAGATCTCTCGCGCCTCGGGCACGTCGCTCTTACCGGGGAATTCGACGCCGTAACATTTTACTCATACGCCGAACAAAAGAACGCGAAAGCCGGAGACGATGATTCCCAGTCTATCCTCGCCCCCCTTCCAAACGGGATCCTCACCACGCTGTCAACCTCCGACGCTGATATCCGTGCAATGTGCGCCTTCTCCAAGCAGGATGGATCGCACTCTGGAATATATGTCGGGGGGAATTTCACTAGTCTCGGAGGCGAAAAGGCCAATGGCGTCGCGTTGTATGATCCGATTTCGAACAAGGTAACAACTTTGCCAGGTCTTTCGGGCTCGGTATCGGCATTGCTATGCGATCAGGAAACCAATACCGTCTACGTTGGTGGTTCCTTCAAACAAGGAAATACATCAAATGCGGCTGCTTGGGTTGTCGGTGAAGGCTGGAAAGATCTATCGTTTGGTGGGCTCAACGGACCTGTCAGCTCGATCGTCAAGAATGACGATGCGCATATCGTGTTTGGTGGGTCGTTTGACGGTATCGGCAACTCAACGTCTTCATCAAAGAAAATTGAACAGGTCATCAACCTTTCGAATGCAACAATCACTTCGGATACCACTTCTACAAGGAGCGGTTTTACTGACCCCCGGAATATCATTTGCCAAACCAGCGGTGCCGGTGGTGCGGGACAGACATGGTTATTGGCAGATTATGCCCTAGGATATTGGCGGGCGGATATGCGTTACAACTTCAGTCCAACTAAGCTTCGCGTCTATAATACGCATTACGAAGGGAGGGGCACAAAATCCTTCTTGTTCAGACGATTGCCAGATAACGGAATCATGAACCTGACTTATACGGATCCCTCCACTGGTGACGATGTCAACTGCGATCAGTATTGCTCGCTCTCGGACGACCCAGACGAGGAGTACCGTGACTTCCGATTTGTCAATCAGGTTGGTATGACGGGGTTCATGTTCGAGATTCGGGATTATTATGGCACTGGCGCCGGGTTGAATGGTATCGAAGTGTTTACAAATG ATGTCTTCACTTATGCCATCAATGACTTTAACGAGCCGACATGTGGTAACAGCAGTGACATTTCCACTTCCACTCGGACGGGATCGTGGACTCTGACGGATGGTAACGACAGTCCTTCCGACTACCTGACGGCACATGTATCCGACTCTGACGCGGCAAGCACATCTGTCGTTTTTGAGCCCAATATTCAACGCTCCGGAAACTATTCCATCCTTGTTTACACCCCCGGATGTGTTCAGGACGGAACCTGTGGTTCTCGAGGAATCGTTAATGTGACGGCTACTGTCAGGGCTGACTCTGAAGAGCTCATCGAGAAGCAAATCTATCAGACCAACAACTACGAAAAATATGACACCATCTACACCGGCCCTGTAGACGTCAGCGACGATTCTTTCCGTCCTCGTGTGACATTGAGCCCAGTTGCTGGCCAGGGAGACCTCACTGTTGTGGCCTCTCGAGTCAGGTTTGAGCTTATTTCAGCTTCAAACGACACGAGCGGTGAATTGAATGGCCTATTCGAGTATGACCCGACTTCGAAGAATGCCACAGCCAATCTGCTGGGATCAACCATCAACAGCTCCGGGACGCAGCTGGATTCTGATGCTTCAGTTTTGAGCTTAGTGACGCATAGGGGCGTTATCTACGCTGGAGGTAACTTCTCAAGTTCTGATATCAACAACCTATTCTCGCTGGAACAAGACGCCAATGCCACGGCTCTGCCCCAGGGAGGCTTGAACTCCGAGGTAACTACAATGTCGGTTCTCAACGACAAGCTTTATGTTGGCGGAAACTTTACTGGGACTTCTGAGGGTGCAACTGACAGTCTCAGCTATGTTGCTTCCTACTCAATTGACTCTAAATCCTGGTCAGCTCTCGGGGGTGGGGTTAATGGCCATGTCAAGCGAGTCTTTGCGCTTCCTTTGAATGTTTCCACCGTCATTAATGAGACTATCGTCGCTGTTAGTGGTGACTTTGATGAATTGCTGCCTTTTGATGAATATCCTGCTGTAGCCGTGTCTGGCTTTGCTGTTTGGGTTCCGTCACGCAACAACTGGCTCCAAAACCTCAATGTCAGCCAAACACAATTTGCAGGCCATTTATCATCCTTCGCGAGCTTCAACGGCACAACTATTCTTGGTGGAAGTCTCTCATCTGGAGGTTTGGCTGCTGGTGGAGCGGTGGCGCTACTTCAAGAAGATGGGCTTCAGCTTGGACCCCTCCTGAACAGCACCCAATTAACTGGTGAAATAATTACTGGCATATACGACACAGACTCCAGCCGCAACTTGACTATACTTGGAGGTCACTTCAACCTCTCAACTGGCGGCCAGGAAGTACGAAATCTGGCCTTCATAGACGGAGGTACAGGCTCCATCAGTGGCCTCGGTACTGAGGTTGAGAATAACTCCACGTTCATGGCCTTTGCCATCACAAGCAACGTTTTGTACGCTGGCGGTAGGGTTACCGGCACAGTAGGTAAGAACGAGATCGATGGGCTGGTACTTTACGATCTCCAGAATGGAACGATCGCACAAGAGCAGCCGTCCAAATTCAATGGTGATAATGTGTCCGTTAATGCGATTGCACCTCGTCCCAATTCGAAAGAAATCTATGTCGGAGGATATTTTCAAGCCGCAGGGGCTCTTACCTGTCCAGGTGTTTGTTACTATGACACCGAAAGCCAGCAATGGAATCGACCGGGTGTTGGCCTGGAAGGGAGTGTCCTGGCGCTTAAATGGGGCAACGCCAACACATTGATCGCCGTTGGCAATCTGACCGTTGCAGGCAATGAGACCGCAGTCGCAAGCTATTCCGCCAAAGAACAAATATGGGAAGTCTTCGATGGAGCTTCAAGTTCGTCTATCCCAGGCACTGTGACGGCGTTTAGCCCAGCCAATGGAGATGCATCACGATTTTGGCTTGCAGGTCAGTCGAGCAATGGATCAAATTTCATCGTCAATTATGACGGCTCCTCGTTCCAATTGGCCCAAGAGATCTTTGACGATGGGACGATCATTCGTGGACTCGACGTTATCCCTCTAGCCAGTGACCATGACGACAGTGATCTTTTGAACAATGACCTGGCTCTTATGATTACTGGTCAAATCGCTGTCCCAGAGTTTGGCACTGCCTCAGCTGCGTTGTTTAATGGCACCACCTTGATTCCCTTTGTCATCTCCTCTAAATCTGATGGTCAACCTGGCCGTATGTCGCGCATGTTCTATGAGAACAATAACCCCTACGCTCGAGGAA GTGGGCATCACTCCAACGGAATTGTTGTTTTGGTAGCTTTCTGTTGTGCGCTTGGCTGCGTGTTCCTAATTGTCATTGCCGGTGTCATCTTCAATAAGATCCAGCGCCGCCGACAAGGTTATATGGCAGCCCCTCAATCAACCGGAACGGACCGACCGACGTCCATGCGCCGGCTCCCTCCGGAGTATCTTTTCAACTCCTTGAAGCAGCCGAATCCAGGGGCGCCCTCTATATGA
- a CDS encoding uncharacterized protein (transcript_id=CADANIAT00007471): MVVLLPALASLLFATDVVGRPAVPDREPVKRGIRAPAHRYIPSNNIVSRDTGAVYHIWNGGGWILPVLVGGQQVFLNIDTGSSDLWTASTLMPEDQQNTVTRGSVYNPNNSSTSREVEGYTFGLAYADGSGASGPVYRDTVNIGGAIVPDFALGVCDDLRYGEGSDGTRDTAGPVGLGFGKLNSIRPNPQCTFMECLEPYIQEPIFGTAFKLNSTGFINFGYVDSEAYTGPFTEVPVANTSSGNEGQWMSLGVSFGSGGDLFIADPLDMDFDSGTASLSVSSDIAAAYWALVEGADDSSGSWEYPCGTELPDLDFVFSNVTHGHSTVTIPGKNLKNGDGTTGMCGTWMDVVDGRGNAGVPFYISKYIVWNQAKPSMSFADQAN, translated from the exons ATGGTCGTTCTTCTTCCGGCGCTCGCCTCACTGCTGTTCGCCACAGATGTAGTAGGCAGACCAGCAGTACCAGATCGTGAACCAGTAAAGCGAGGGATACGAGCTCCTGCACACCGGTATattcccagcaacaacataGTCTCGCGGGATACTGGTGCAGTCTATCATATTTGGAACGGTGGCGGATGGATCCTCCCTGTGTTGGTCGGTGGCCAACAAGTCTTTTTAAACATTGACACCGGCTCCTCTGACCT TTGGACAGCAAGCACTTTGATGCCTGAGGACCAGCAGAATACCGTTACTCGAGGATCCGTGTATAATCCTAACAACAGCTCAACGTCACGAGAGGTTGAGGGATACACTTTTGGCCTAGCCTATGCAGACGGATCTGGAGCTTCTGGGCCTGTGTACAGGGATACCGTCAACATTGGCGGCGCTATCGTACCGGACTTCGCTCTTGGGGTCTGCGATGATTTGCGGTATGGCGAAGGCAGCGACGGCACTCGCGACACTGCTGGACCAGTCGGTTTAGGGTTTGGCAAATTGAACTCCATTCGACCCAACCCGCAATGCACCTTCATGGAATGCTTAGAGCCGTACATTCAAGAACCCATTTTCGGCACAGCATTCAAGCTCAACAGCACTGGGTTCATTAACTTTGGCTATGTAGACTCAGAGGCGTACACTGGTCCCTTCACTGAAGTTCCCGTTGCCAACACTAGTTCGGGCAACGAAGGCCAATGGATGAGCCTAGGTGTCAGTTTTGGATCAGGAGGTGATCTCTTCATCGCCGACCCGCTTGACATGGACTTTGACTCTGGCACTGCTTCTCTATCTGTTTCGTCGGACATAGCTGCTGCCTACTGGGCCCTTGTTGAGGGTGCTGATGACTCCTCCGGTTCTTGGGAATATCCGTGTGGTACTGAGCTGCCCGATCTCgactttgtcttctctaatGTCACCCATGGTCATTCCACTGTGACGATTCCTGGTAAGAATCTCAAGAATGGTGATGGTACCACGGGCATGTGTGGCACCTGGATGGATGTAGTCGATGGACGTGGCAATGCTGGTGTCCCATTCTACATCAGCAAATACATTGTCTGGAACCAAGCGAAGCCTAGCATGTCTTTCGCTGATCAGGCCAATTGA
- a CDS encoding FACT complex subunit POB3 (transcript_id=CADANIAT00007472) yields MESFDNIYLDLSNQPGKCKLAETGLGWRPSGGGDTFTLDSSNIGAAQWSRAAKGYELKILSRSSGVIQLDGFDQEDFERLSKAFKIWYGINVESREHALRGWNWGKAEFTKAELAFNVQNRPAFEVPYSEISNTNLAGKNEVAVELSLSVDPNGSKPAGSTKNRGRKAAAGPDELVEMRFYIPGTAVKTENGIKGENADEKNGGEGEENGEEQNAANLFYELLMEKAEIGDVAGDTFATFLDVLHLTPRGRFDIDMYESSFRLRGKTYDYKIQYSSIKKFFLLPKNDDTHTLIVLGLEPPLRQGQTRYPFLVMQLKLDEEISLELNMTEELLETRYKDKLEPRYEEPIHQVITKIFRGLSGKKVIMPSKDFVSHHGHSGVKCSIKANEGLLYFLDKSLIFVPKPATYIQMENVAVVTMSRVGGAISASRTFDITVSLKAGMGEHQFSNINREEQQPLEEFFKAKNIRIKNEMSDDTNALIAAALDNDDMMSSDEDGGGRPDRGSADEDEESVDEDFQADSDSDVAEEYDSAHESSGSGSDAEMDDASDAGVDEDEDADADMSEEERPKKKSKTGK; encoded by the exons AT GGAGAGCTTTGACAACATCTACCTAGACCTCTCAAATCAGCCTGGCAAGTGCAAACTTGCTGAAACTGGGCTAGGTTGGCGACCttctggcggcggcgataCTTTCACACTCGATAGCAGCAACATTGGCGCGGCACAATGGAGCAGAGCAGCGAAAGGATATGAGCTAAAGATCTTATCGCGTTCATCGGGTGTTATTCAACTCGACGGCTTTGACCAAGAG GACTTCGAGCGATTGAGCAAAGCATTCAAAATCTGGTACGGAATAAACGTGGAAAGCAGAGAACATGCTCTCCGAGGATGGAACTGGGGCAAAGCAGAATTCACCAAGGCAGAACTGGCCTTTAATGTCCAGAACCGACCCGCGTTTGAAGTGCCCTACTCCGAAATTTCCAACACAAACCTCGCCGGGAAAAACGAGGTTGCTGTCGAACTCTCCCTTTCCGTTGACCCCAATGGTTCCAAACCGGCCGGGAGCACAAAGAACCGCGGTCGGAAAGCGGCCGCTGGGCCCGATGAACTAGTCGAGATGCGTTTCTACATTCCCGGAACTGCGGTCAAGACGGAGAATGGTATTAAAGGGGAGAACGcggacgagaagaacggaggagaaggcgaggagaacGGCGAGGAGCAGAATGCTGCCAATCTGTTCTACGAGTTGCTCATGgaaaaggcagagattggagatgtgGCTGGAGACACATTTGCTACTTTCCTGGATGTTCTCCACCTTACACCCAG AGGTCGGTTCGACATCGATATGTACGAATCTTCCTTCCGATTGCGCGGAAAGACATACGACTACAAGATTCAATATTCCTCCATTAAGAAATTCTTTCTACTCCCCAAAAATGACGATACACACACTCTCAttgtccttggtcttgaGCCTCCCCTCCGTCAAGGGCAGACCCGCTACCCTTTCCTGGTAATGCAACTGAAATTAGATGAAGAGATCAGCCTCGAGCTTAACATGACAGA GGAACTTCTCGAAACTCGCTACAAAGACAAACTGGAGCCACGCTACGAAGAGCCCATCCACCAAGTCATTACGAAAATATTCCGTGGGTTATCAGGGAAGAAGGTCATCATGCCATCGAAAGACTTCGTCAG CCACCACGGACACAGCGGTGTCAAATGTTCAATCAAGGCCAACGAAGGTCTCTTGTACTTCTTAGATAAGAGCCTGATTTTTGTCCCTAAGCCCGCCACCTATATTCAGATGGAGAATGTCGCTGTTGTCACCATGTCTCGTGTTGGCGGTGCCATCTCAGCTAGCAGGACGTTTGATATTACTGTCAGCCTGAAAGCCGGCATGGGAGAGCACCAGTTCAGCAACATCAATCG CGAGGAACAACAACCCCTCGAAgagttcttcaaggccaAGAATATTCGCATCAAGAACGAGATGTCAGACGAC ACAAACGCTCTGATCGCCGCAGCCCTAGACAACGACGACATGATGTCCTCCGACGAGGACGGCGGCGGCCGCCCCGACCGCGGCTCTgcagacgaagacgaagagtcTGTTGACGAGGACTTTCAAGCTGACTCGGACTCAGATGTTGCAGAGGAGTACGACTCCGCGCATGAAAGTAGCGGGAGCGGAAGCGATgctgagatggatgatgcttccgatgctggtgttgatgaggacgaggatgccgacgccgatatgtctgaggaggagcggccgaagaagaagtcgaagactGGGAAGTAA